In Gallaecimonas pentaromativorans, the following are encoded in one genomic region:
- the tssJ gene encoding type VI secretion system lipoprotein TssJ codes for MYAKWLRPLFMSAVLVMLAGCVVANAVYEPSTDLNVSAVDNLNPDYTGRPSPVVMKVYQLNGRSAFDASDFFNLYGDAASALGNELVKVDDFELQPGEKRDIKLRLSGKTRFIGVVVAYRDIENAQWRLVLDADPTGYKDVSLKLDALAISTKG; via the coding sequence ATGTACGCCAAGTGGCTGCGTCCTTTGTTTATGTCTGCCGTGCTGGTAATGCTGGCCGGTTGCGTGGTGGCTAACGCCGTTTACGAGCCGAGCACCGATCTCAATGTCAGTGCCGTAGACAACCTCAACCCCGATTACACCGGCCGGCCTTCACCGGTGGTGATGAAGGTCTACCAGCTCAATGGCCGCAGCGCCTTTGATGCCAGCGACTTTTTCAATCTTTACGGCGACGCCGCCAGTGCCCTTGGCAACGAGTTGGTCAAAGTGGACGACTTTGAGCTGCAACCGGGCGAGAAACGCGACATCAAACTGCGCCTCAGTGGCAAAACCCGCTTTATCGGCGTGGTGGTGGCTTACCGCGATATCGAGAACGCCCAATGGCGCCTGGTGCTGGATGCCGATCCCACCGGTTACAAGGATGTCAGTCTGAAACTGGATGCGCTGGCTATCAGCACCAAGGGATAA
- the tssK gene encoding type VI secretion system baseplate subunit TssK — MERLAKVAWSEGMLLRPQHFQQQDRFHYHAARLRHSRIFPFGYGVNQLTLDEQALPLGQVSVIKGAGLFPDGLPFEFDQQDNLLLEVPADARDELVYLAIPLEKLAGANIVAADSHHIGRFVMRDVKVLDESLDDGDEEDLSLAYLNPSLKLEREDMAGFATLPLARIIEVINEKEVKLDRSYMAPCLDINAITPLASLLREVLAMVKQRAQALAMRMQKGAEQSTTLLDVLMLQALNRWQPNLEHLKDSPQVHPERLYSLLVTLAGEMATFTRAEKRPPALPSYQHDRLTETFGDLMAVISQSLSTVLEQTAVALKLEEAQFGIKVAPLTDKSMLASAQLVLAVKADLTTEDIRRRLPTQIKLGPVEHIRDLVNNHLPGIGVSALPVAPRQIPYHAGYHYFLLDSQSERWQQLKQSGGLALHVSGNYPGLALELWAIRQ, encoded by the coding sequence ATGGAACGTTTGGCAAAGGTCGCCTGGTCAGAAGGCATGCTGCTGCGCCCGCAGCATTTTCAGCAACAAGACCGTTTTCACTATCACGCCGCAAGGCTTCGCCACAGCCGCATCTTCCCGTTCGGTTATGGGGTCAACCAACTGACCCTGGACGAGCAAGCCCTGCCGCTGGGCCAGGTCAGCGTCATTAAAGGCGCTGGGCTCTTCCCCGACGGCCTGCCGTTCGAGTTTGACCAGCAGGACAACCTGCTTTTAGAAGTGCCGGCCGATGCCCGCGACGAACTGGTGTACCTGGCCATTCCCCTGGAAAAGCTGGCCGGCGCCAATATCGTGGCCGCCGACTCCCACCACATCGGCCGATTTGTGATGCGCGACGTCAAGGTGCTGGACGAGTCCTTGGACGATGGCGACGAAGAAGACTTGAGCCTTGCCTACCTCAATCCCAGCCTCAAGCTGGAGCGGGAAGACATGGCTGGCTTTGCCACCTTGCCGCTGGCGCGCATCATTGAAGTGATCAACGAAAAAGAAGTGAAGCTCGATCGCAGCTACATGGCGCCGTGCCTGGATATCAACGCCATCACCCCGCTGGCCTCTTTGCTGCGCGAAGTGCTGGCCATGGTCAAGCAGCGGGCCCAGGCGCTGGCCATGCGCATGCAAAAGGGCGCCGAGCAGTCCACCACCTTGCTGGATGTGCTGATGCTTCAAGCCCTTAACCGCTGGCAGCCCAATCTCGAACACCTCAAAGACAGCCCCCAGGTGCACCCCGAGCGGCTCTACAGCCTGCTGGTGACCCTGGCCGGTGAAATGGCCACCTTTACCCGCGCCGAGAAGCGCCCGCCGGCCCTGCCGTCTTATCAGCACGACCGCCTCACCGAGACTTTTGGTGATTTGATGGCGGTGATCAGCCAATCGCTGTCGACGGTGCTGGAGCAAACCGCCGTGGCCCTCAAACTTGAGGAAGCGCAGTTTGGTATCAAGGTGGCGCCGCTCACCGACAAATCCATGCTGGCCAGTGCCCAGCTGGTGCTGGCGGTGAAGGCCGATTTGACCACCGAAGACATTCGCCGCCGCCTGCCTACCCAGATCAAGCTGGGACCGGTGGAGCATATCCGCGACCTGGTCAACAACCATCTGCCCGGTATCGGCGTCAGCGCCTTGCCGGTCGCGCCGCGGCAGATCCCCTACCATGCCGGTTACCACTACTTCCTGCTCGACAGCCAGTCGGAGCGCTGGCAGCAGCTCAAGCAAAGCGGCGGCCTGGCATTGCACGTGTCCGGTAACTACCCGGGCCTGGCCCTGGAGCTTTGGGCCATCAGGCAGTAA
- the tssM gene encoding type VI secretion system membrane subunit TssM — MTWIRRLGAILTSRYTVIVLGALALALIIWFGGPLLAIAGWEPLASVAARVIFLLLIALVWVGVYLLRMKREKKANEQVVNEMLSGANTDDELLKEEVETLRERMREALALVKKWKPGRFRSVYELPWYMIIGAPGCGKSTALLSSGLEFPLKEQMGIDSVKGVGGTRHCDWWFTNKAVLIDTAGRYTTQDSADKRDARGWNSFLGLLKKNRPRRPINGVLLSVSVADLLEQTPTERMLHARALKQRVQELKNRLGLIFPVYVLLTKFDLLEGFNDVFAQLSEKEREEVFGMTFPLQSVRDPKSLPGAFEAEFINMLQRVDKFALHRLQQERNANAQRRIYQFSKQLALLQAPLWDMLKEVFFPSAYEEVPLLRGIYLVSSEQGGQAKDKVSKLVDSQFKVKAPAAPAVARTRDGFFLRRLFEDIIFSEHNLASTDVAHEKRFVWVRRVALAAAAVCTVALGVSWYLSFQWNSNLVAGYDKTLKELQPTLDEQDLDWVKLDGLLTAVSSMPGVEGQPMPAGGPQQLGLFQGNKLGQAAEGAYGRLLQMRLGKALTSSLESEIGSNLDNLEYLYETLKTYLMLHERAHLDADQVHAWFELMLERQLPGEVNRATRESLNNHLGRLLALGQALPVDNQLVANAQAELTAMPLAERAYHRMKLDAQNSRLPDFRLPLILGSVADGVFERRSGTDLNAGIPGLYTRNGYNGVFLPEKDKIVKRLVEDSWVYGQEDNDFRNLDENAIQKGVAERYFRDYVYVWEEFIKDLRIKPFDNARDGARIANLLSGPEAPVSRLLSAVKKNTDLSEPKQAGKFDAAADQAKDIANARLSERKRQLSGLVASTIAQDEPEATPVEKSFERLNAVSDELVAQMQGDIKVAARYFEEQGGLSRPHAIATVNRSQFDDALKDFYTALADSETDQLDGLMGDFIVDAKKVVRQSVSRSINEIWRSSVYRDYRSAIAGKYPFRRQADSEVALQDFAGFFGYGGTLDSFFNDQLKPYVDTQRSPWTLTKDIGISQSSLALFEKAQQIRDVFFPRGSGEPRLGFSLKPVFLDSRVSQFMLEIDGQDLIYRHDPPRFISFNWPERTGAQLTRVVFTPTGSSSPLAASYQGPWAIFKLLQESARLSTQDRHELVEISLGEYQAKLELVTNSVKQPFNTSMLESFQLPRTL, encoded by the coding sequence ATGACATGGATCCGTCGCCTCGGAGCGATACTGACCTCCCGTTACACCGTTATCGTGCTGGGGGCTCTGGCCCTGGCCCTTATTATTTGGTTTGGCGGCCCGCTTTTAGCCATCGCCGGCTGGGAGCCCCTGGCCTCGGTGGCGGCGCGAGTGATCTTCCTGCTGCTGATCGCCCTGGTGTGGGTAGGTGTATACCTGCTGCGCATGAAGCGCGAGAAAAAGGCCAACGAGCAGGTCGTCAACGAAATGCTCAGCGGCGCCAACACCGACGATGAGCTCCTTAAAGAAGAAGTAGAGACCCTGCGCGAGCGGATGCGCGAAGCCCTGGCGCTGGTGAAAAAATGGAAGCCGGGGCGTTTTCGCTCGGTGTACGAGCTGCCCTGGTACATGATCATCGGTGCCCCCGGCTGTGGTAAATCCACGGCGCTGCTCTCATCCGGGCTCGAATTCCCGTTAAAAGAGCAAATGGGCATCGACTCGGTCAAAGGCGTTGGCGGTACTCGCCACTGCGACTGGTGGTTTACCAACAAGGCAGTGCTGATTGATACCGCTGGCCGCTACACCACCCAGGACAGCGCCGACAAGCGCGACGCCCGCGGCTGGAACTCCTTTTTGGGGCTGTTGAAGAAAAACCGCCCGCGCCGCCCCATCAATGGTGTTCTGCTGTCGGTGAGCGTGGCCGATCTGCTGGAGCAGACCCCCACCGAGCGTATGCTCCATGCCCGCGCCCTCAAGCAGCGGGTCCAAGAGCTGAAAAACCGCCTGGGGCTTATCTTCCCGGTCTATGTGCTGCTCACCAAGTTTGACCTCTTGGAAGGCTTTAACGACGTCTTCGCCCAGCTCTCTGAAAAAGAGCGCGAAGAAGTGTTCGGCATGACTTTCCCACTGCAATCGGTGCGCGACCCTAAGAGCCTGCCCGGCGCCTTCGAAGCGGAATTTATCAATATGCTGCAACGGGTAGACAAGTTCGCCCTGCACCGCTTGCAGCAAGAGCGCAACGCCAACGCCCAGCGCCGCATCTACCAGTTCTCCAAGCAACTGGCACTGTTGCAGGCGCCGCTGTGGGACATGCTCAAAGAGGTGTTCTTCCCCTCTGCCTATGAAGAAGTGCCGCTGCTGCGGGGCATCTATTTGGTGTCGTCCGAGCAGGGCGGTCAGGCCAAGGACAAGGTCTCCAAGCTGGTGGACAGCCAGTTCAAGGTCAAGGCCCCGGCCGCGCCGGCAGTGGCCCGCACCCGCGACGGCTTCTTTTTGCGCCGCCTCTTTGAAGACATCATCTTCTCCGAGCACAACCTGGCCAGCACCGATGTCGCCCACGAAAAACGTTTCGTGTGGGTACGCCGGGTGGCCCTGGCGGCCGCTGCCGTTTGCACCGTGGCACTGGGGGTGAGCTGGTACCTTTCCTTCCAGTGGAACAGCAACCTGGTGGCCGGTTATGACAAAACCCTCAAAGAGCTGCAACCCACCCTGGACGAGCAGGACTTAGACTGGGTCAAGCTCGACGGCCTGCTGACGGCGGTGTCGTCCATGCCGGGGGTAGAAGGCCAGCCGATGCCGGCCGGCGGCCCGCAGCAGTTGGGTCTGTTCCAGGGTAATAAATTGGGCCAGGCCGCCGAAGGCGCCTATGGCCGCCTGCTGCAGATGCGTTTGGGTAAGGCGCTGACCTCGAGCCTTGAGTCCGAGATTGGCTCCAACCTCGATAACCTTGAGTACCTCTACGAGACCCTCAAGACCTACCTGATGCTGCACGAGCGCGCCCATCTGGATGCCGACCAGGTCCACGCCTGGTTCGAGCTGATGCTCGAGCGCCAGCTGCCAGGCGAGGTTAACCGCGCTACCCGTGAGTCTTTGAACAATCACCTGGGCCGGTTACTGGCCCTGGGCCAGGCCTTGCCGGTAGACAACCAACTGGTGGCCAATGCCCAGGCCGAGCTCACCGCCATGCCCCTTGCCGAGCGCGCCTATCACCGCATGAAGCTCGACGCCCAGAACTCGCGGCTGCCCGATTTCCGCCTGCCGCTCATTTTGGGCTCGGTGGCTGACGGGGTCTTTGAGCGCCGCTCCGGGACCGATCTCAACGCCGGCATTCCCGGGCTTTATACCCGCAACGGCTACAACGGCGTGTTCTTGCCGGAAAAAGACAAGATCGTCAAACGCCTGGTAGAAGACTCCTGGGTCTACGGCCAGGAAGACAACGACTTTAGAAACCTCGACGAAAACGCCATCCAAAAAGGCGTGGCCGAGCGTTATTTCCGCGATTACGTCTATGTCTGGGAAGAGTTCATCAAGGACTTGCGCATCAAGCCCTTCGATAACGCCCGCGACGGTGCCCGTATCGCCAACCTGTTGTCAGGCCCCGAGGCGCCGGTGAGCCGGTTGTTGTCGGCGGTGAAGAAAAACACCGATTTGTCCGAGCCCAAACAGGCTGGCAAGTTTGATGCTGCCGCCGATCAGGCAAAAGACATCGCCAACGCCCGTCTGTCCGAGCGTAAGCGCCAGCTCTCCGGCCTGGTGGCTTCCACCATCGCCCAGGACGAGCCCGAGGCTACCCCGGTGGAAAAATCCTTCGAGCGCCTTAACGCGGTGTCCGACGAACTGGTGGCGCAGATGCAAGGCGATATCAAGGTGGCGGCCCGTTACTTTGAGGAGCAGGGCGGGCTGTCGCGCCCCCACGCCATTGCCACCGTCAATCGCAGCCAGTTTGACGATGCCCTCAAGGATTTCTACACCGCCTTGGCGGACTCCGAGACCGATCAGCTGGACGGCCTGATGGGCGACTTTATCGTCGATGCCAAGAAGGTGGTGCGCCAGTCGGTGAGCCGCTCCATAAACGAGATTTGGCGCTCCAGCGTGTACCGCGATTATCGCAGCGCCATTGCCGGCAAATACCCCTTCCGCCGTCAGGCCGACTCGGAAGTGGCCTTGCAGGACTTTGCCGGATTCTTCGGTTACGGCGGTACCCTGGACAGCTTCTTTAACGACCAGCTCAAGCCCTATGTAGACACCCAGCGCAGCCCCTGGACCCTCACCAAGGACATTGGCATCAGCCAAAGCAGCCTGGCGCTCTTTGAAAAGGCCCAGCAGATCCGCGACGTGTTCTTCCCGCGCGGTTCCGGCGAGCCGCGCCTGGGCTTTAGCCTCAAGCCGGTGTTCCTGGACTCAAGGGTCAGCCAGTTCATGCTGGAAATTGACGGCCAGGATCTCATCTACCGCCACGATCCGCCGCGCTTTATCAGCTTCAACTGGCCCGAGCGCACCGGCGCCCAGCTGACCCGGGTGGTGTTTACCCCCACTGGCAGCTCGTCACCGCTGGCGGCCAGCTACCAGGGGCCCTGGGCCATCTTCAAGCTGTTGCAAGAATCGGCGCGGCTGTCCACCCAGGACCGCCACGAGCTGGTGGAAATCAGCCTCGGTGAATACCAGGCCAAGTTGGAGCTGGTCACCAACTCGGTCAAACAACCCTTTAATACCAGCATGCTGGAGAGCTTCCAGTTACCCAGAACCTTGTAG
- the tssL gene encoding type VI secretion system protein TssL, long form, producing MNDSTIIKPRPGARQAPPRPAQEPVGHDDKTALASVSDEFQRGRFRLPATHLDVLVDEASKILSLADRLGQASSVDDISALKRQSMDLIREYLRALQGQQVAPDTVNMASYCLCALLDEIVLNSPWGGSGQWAASSLLSEFHSETLAGIHFFELVEKAQRTNDVPLLTLQFLCLSLGFKGKYRVENLGQEALDGLKDRIYQQICADKGRYATPFEGDWEQKLVPGDELAQRFPLWVAFALCGVVLLLLYMGFVYNINQRSQTTFLNFSKVSVASQPVAGDEQGDLKDSADAKYLRQILQTEIDKGLLEMVYLPDRIRLRIGNEALFGSGSATVREDMTPVLNKIARALESTHGKVLVTGHTDDQPIFTSKYPSNWHLSLARANAVANVLASGGKLDGRLWPEGRGEAEPLYPNDSNEHRALNRRVEIDLIP from the coding sequence ATGAATGACAGCACCATAATCAAGCCGCGCCCCGGCGCTCGCCAGGCGCCCCCGCGCCCGGCCCAAGAGCCGGTTGGCCATGACGACAAAACCGCCCTGGCCTCGGTCAGCGATGAGTTTCAGCGCGGCCGGTTTCGGCTCCCCGCCACCCACCTGGATGTGCTGGTGGACGAGGCGTCCAAGATTTTGTCTCTGGCCGACCGCCTCGGCCAGGCCAGCAGCGTTGACGACATCAGCGCCCTCAAGCGCCAGAGCATGGATCTTATCCGTGAATACCTGCGCGCATTACAGGGCCAGCAGGTGGCGCCAGACACCGTCAACATGGCGTCTTACTGCCTGTGCGCGCTGCTGGACGAAATCGTACTCAACAGCCCCTGGGGCGGCAGCGGCCAATGGGCCGCCAGTTCGTTGCTGTCGGAGTTTCACTCCGAGACCCTGGCCGGTATCCACTTTTTCGAACTGGTGGAAAAGGCCCAGCGCACCAACGACGTGCCGCTGCTGACGCTGCAGTTCTTGTGCCTGAGCCTGGGTTTTAAGGGCAAATACCGGGTCGAGAACCTGGGGCAGGAAGCCCTGGATGGCTTAAAAGATCGCATCTACCAGCAAATCTGTGCCGACAAGGGCCGCTACGCCACCCCCTTTGAAGGGGATTGGGAGCAAAAGCTGGTGCCCGGTGACGAGCTGGCCCAGCGCTTCCCGCTGTGGGTGGCCTTTGCCCTGTGCGGGGTGGTGTTGCTGCTGCTGTACATGGGCTTTGTCTACAACATCAACCAAAGGTCCCAGACCACCTTCTTGAACTTCTCCAAGGTGTCGGTGGCGTCCCAGCCGGTGGCAGGGGACGAGCAGGGCGACCTGAAAGACTCGGCCGACGCCAAATACCTGCGCCAGATCCTGCAAACCGAAATAGACAAAGGTTTGCTGGAGATGGTGTACCTGCCGGATCGCATTCGCCTGCGTATCGGCAACGAGGCGCTGTTCGGCTCCGGCTCGGCCACGGTGCGCGAGGACATGACCCCGGTGCTCAACAAAATTGCCCGGGCGCTGGAATCCACCCACGGCAAGGTGCTGGTTACCGGCCACACCGACGACCAGCCCATCTTCACCAGCAAGTACCCGTCCAACTGGCATTTGTCCCTGGCTCGCGCCAATGCGGTGGCCAATGTGCTGGCCAGCGGCGGCAAGCTTGACGGGCGGCTCTGGCCGGAAGGTCGCGGCGAAGCCGAACCTTTGTACCCCAATGACAGTAACGAACACCGCGCCCTTAACCGGCGGGTGGAAATTGATTTGATCCCCTGA
- a CDS encoding serine/threonine-protein kinase, whose amino-acid sequence MEASAQTHTTVSGQLEPVANHNEHQWTDKTLKQRYRIESLIGSGGMSDVYKATDLHLEEAGARDAQVAVKILRAELTKDSSALSLLAREAAKSKRLSHPNIIRVYDLDHDGDTWFMVMELLEGEPLSKVIQRAKPQGLKWKGAAKVLEQILSALAFSHAQGIVHADLKPSNIFVTSQGSIKILDYGVAQALKPTGHEDFLNEQQSDETTVYGYTPAYASTSLIAGKEPTVCDDLYAMACVSYELLSSRHPFDRKKLSEEERRQFKLTKPANMPGRLWQPVRKLLKEEKPQPTLRRLQKVIEPLRVGNILYPVALVASVVVAFSLWSHGKDQVASLQAQLDAINGHQQNLEAINLMPVEDLLAKLPSLSPQEQAGILRVNRNRILDHYEQRIDSALKEADRPDLPNFPAAALVLKELLNIFPNDDEVRNLDLRLEQRRQSLLSALTEEYKARLEQAAYSDKAAIEELDALKADLHFLNPAPIVPSEAAQQKLAENLNQAMANEDAPAISRLMDVAGRFFPTSDTLAEPLAKAGALKDAIGQLADYQQQVDNGQTPQYPVQAAEAFYQTKLAAWQQRITDAKEPKELDAVYNELSAFETALPAKLPSVTALKKQLANAYLAQANELLSHRRVVAAQPLMERANQLMSQ is encoded by the coding sequence ATGGAAGCCAGCGCCCAGACTCACACCACTGTGTCCGGTCAACTTGAGCCCGTTGCCAACCACAACGAGCATCAGTGGACCGACAAAACCCTCAAGCAGCGTTACCGTATTGAATCCCTGATTGGCTCTGGGGGCATGAGTGACGTCTACAAGGCAACGGACCTGCACCTGGAAGAAGCCGGTGCCCGCGACGCCCAGGTGGCGGTGAAAATCCTGCGCGCCGAGCTAACCAAAGACAGCTCGGCCCTGAGCCTGCTGGCCAGAGAAGCGGCCAAATCCAAGCGCCTTTCCCACCCCAATATCATCCGCGTGTACGATCTGGACCACGACGGCGACACCTGGTTTATGGTGATGGAGCTGCTGGAAGGGGAGCCCCTGTCCAAGGTTATCCAGCGGGCCAAGCCCCAGGGCCTCAAATGGAAGGGCGCCGCCAAGGTGCTGGAGCAAATCCTTTCGGCCCTGGCCTTTTCCCATGCCCAGGGCATCGTCCATGCCGACCTCAAGCCGTCCAACATCTTTGTGACCAGCCAGGGCAGCATCAAGATCCTCGATTACGGCGTCGCCCAGGCTCTCAAGCCCACCGGCCACGAAGACTTCCTGAACGAGCAGCAAAGCGACGAAACCACCGTTTACGGCTACACCCCGGCCTATGCCTCCACTTCGCTCATTGCCGGTAAAGAACCGACGGTGTGTGACGACCTCTACGCCATGGCCTGCGTGTCTTACGAGCTGCTGAGCTCGCGCCACCCCTTTGACCGCAAAAAGCTCAGCGAAGAAGAGCGCCGCCAGTTCAAGCTGACCAAACCGGCCAACATGCCTGGGCGCCTCTGGCAGCCGGTGCGCAAGCTCTTAAAAGAAGAAAAACCGCAGCCGACCCTGCGCCGCCTGCAAAAGGTGATAGAGCCGCTGCGCGTTGGCAACATCCTCTACCCGGTGGCCCTGGTCGCGTCGGTGGTGGTGGCATTCAGCCTGTGGAGCCACGGCAAGGATCAGGTGGCAAGCCTGCAGGCGCAGCTTGACGCCATCAACGGTCACCAGCAGAACCTCGAAGCCATCAACCTGATGCCGGTTGAAGATCTGCTGGCCAAGCTGCCCAGCCTCTCCCCCCAGGAGCAAGCCGGTATCTTGCGGGTTAACCGCAACCGTATCCTTGACCACTACGAGCAGCGTATCGACAGCGCCTTAAAAGAAGCGGACCGCCCGGATCTCCCCAACTTCCCGGCCGCCGCCCTGGTACTCAAAGAGCTGCTTAATATCTTCCCCAACGATGACGAGGTACGAAACCTCGACCTGCGCCTCGAGCAGCGCCGCCAGTCCTTGCTGAGCGCCCTGACCGAAGAATACAAGGCCCGCCTGGAACAGGCCGCCTACAGCGATAAAGCCGCCATTGAAGAGTTGGACGCCCTCAAGGCCGACCTGCACTTTTTGAACCCGGCGCCCATCGTGCCCTCCGAGGCTGCCCAACAAAAACTGGCCGAGAACCTGAACCAGGCCATGGCCAACGAAGACGCCCCCGCCATCAGCCGCCTGATGGATGTGGCCGGGCGTTTCTTCCCCACCTCCGACACCCTGGCCGAACCGCTGGCCAAGGCCGGCGCCCTCAAAGACGCCATCGGCCAGTTGGCCGATTACCAGCAGCAAGTGGATAACGGCCAGACCCCGCAATACCCGGTGCAGGCCGCCGAAGCCTTTTACCAAACCAAGCTGGCGGCCTGGCAGCAGCGGATAACCGACGCCAAAGAGCCCAAGGAATTGGACGCCGTTTATAACGAGCTGAGCGCCTTTGAAACCGCCCTGCCAGCCAAGCTGCCGAGCGTAACGGCATTGAAAAAGCAGCTGGCCAACGCCTACCTGGCCCAGGCCAACGAGCTATTGAGCCATCGCCGGGTGGTAGCGGCTCAGCCGTTGATGGAAAGAGCCAACCAGCTGATGTCCCAATAA
- the tagH gene encoding type VI secretion system-associated FHA domain protein TagH translates to MELELEITSYHRLSPSIQSVKRFSNENQLLGRSEQCDWQLPDPDRVISSKHAEIVKKDNAYWLKDISTNGVFVNNSTQPLGKENPSKLNDGDVLRIGDYEIAVKLVSQNNDKPEPVTHSTASVNSFSENAELASAPISPMPAEPAPAPEPSLSFGSLASSLAEPGSADSHVDMPKSTGADGIPTEWNWGNKEPAKEEAPKPQAKPELVEALLEGLGMQKQFTDKAPDAALMKELGNLTRIMLERLLDLLHMRAEQKQKLRVQQTTFRRQENNPLKFSATAQDALESLIIRRHNSFLGPQEAIEEAFADIRHHEQALMAAVEKVVVSLLETDAVVEDSALDKMPVIGKARAFERWQRQQDHLKHEYGDAERMMRSDLFVDAYENAIRTLKQE, encoded by the coding sequence ATGGAACTGGAGCTTGAAATAACAAGCTACCACAGGCTGTCTCCCTCTATTCAGTCTGTTAAGCGTTTTTCCAATGAAAATCAATTGCTTGGTCGATCTGAGCAATGTGATTGGCAGCTGCCTGACCCGGATCGGGTTATCTCTTCTAAGCACGCTGAAATCGTAAAAAAAGATAATGCCTACTGGTTGAAAGATATTTCGACCAACGGTGTCTTTGTGAATAATTCCACCCAGCCGTTGGGTAAAGAAAACCCCTCCAAACTTAATGACGGTGACGTGCTTCGTATCGGTGATTATGAAATTGCCGTGAAGCTGGTAAGTCAAAATAATGACAAGCCAGAACCGGTAACGCATTCAACGGCTTCAGTTAATTCTTTTTCAGAAAATGCTGAATTAGCTTCTGCGCCTATTTCACCCATGCCAGCCGAACCGGCACCGGCGCCTGAGCCCAGTTTGAGCTTTGGCAGCCTGGCCTCTTCCCTGGCCGAACCCGGCTCGGCCGACAGCCATGTGGACATGCCCAAAAGCACCGGCGCCGATGGTATTCCCACCGAGTGGAACTGGGGCAACAAGGAGCCTGCCAAGGAAGAGGCGCCCAAGCCCCAGGCCAAGCCCGAGCTGGTAGAGGCCCTACTCGAAGGCCTGGGCATGCAAAAGCAGTTTACTGACAAAGCGCCGGATGCGGCGCTGATGAAGGAGTTGGGCAACCTCACCCGCATCATGCTCGAAAGGCTGCTGGATCTGCTGCACATGCGCGCCGAGCAAAAACAGAAGCTGCGGGTGCAGCAAACCACCTTCCGCCGCCAGGAAAACAACCCCCTGAAATTCTCTGCCACTGCCCAAGATGCTCTGGAATCCTTGATTATCCGCCGCCACAACTCCTTCCTTGGCCCCCAGGAGGCCATTGAAGAAGCTTTTGCCGATATCCGCCACCACGAGCAAGCCCTGATGGCAGCCGTGGAAAAAGTGGTGGTGTCGCTGTTGGAAACCGACGCGGTGGTGGAAGACAGCGCCCTGGACAAAATGCCGGTGATTGGCAAGGCCCGCGCCTTTGAACGCTGGCAGCGCCAGCAAGACCACCTCAAGCATGAATATGGCGATGCCGAACGCATGATGCGTTCCGATCTCTTTGTTGATGCCTACGAAAACGCTATCCGTACTTTGAAACAGGAGTGA